ACGCCGAGCCCGGGCGGAGGCCGCGCGCGGCGACGAGCAACGGCACGAGGCCGATCCAGGCGAGCGGCTCCAGGTCGCGCGCCGGGAAGGCGGCGGCGAGCAGCACGCCGCTCGCGGCCGCGAGGAGCGAGCGCGTCCCCGGTCGCCAGGGCTGCTCGGCGACGGCGACCAGCGGCGTGCCGTTCGCGCCGACCGCTACAGCCATCGGGCGAGCGTGCGCTCGCGCCGCTGCATGCGCCGCGCCTCGGCCGCCGAGCGCTCGTGGTCGTAGCCGAGGAGGTGGAGGAGGCCGTGGATGAGCAGGCGGTCCGCCTCGCGCCCCAGCGTCTCGCCACGCTGTCGGGCCTGACGCCGCGCCGCATCGACCGAGATCACGACGTCGCCGAGGAGGCCGCCGGGCGCGCCGCCCGGGCCCTCGCGCTGCGCGAAGGAGAGCACGTCGGTCGGCCGGTAGCACGACGGAGAGCTCGGCGCCGTCGAGCCGAAGGGCGCGCAGGAGCCGCCGCGCGTGCCGGGCGAGGCGCGCGGCCAGCGCGGGCGGGCGCCGGCCGCGCTGCACCACATGGATGCGGGGTAGGGGCAAAGCCGAGCGAGG
The nucleotide sequence above comes from Deltaproteobacteria bacterium. Encoded proteins:
- the ybeY gene encoding rRNA maturation RNase YbeY, whose amino-acid sequence is MWCSAAGARPRWPRASPGTRGGSCAPFGSTAPSSPSCYRPTDVLSFAQREGPGGAPGGLLGDVVISVDAARRQARQRGETLGREADRLLIHGLLHLLGYDHERSAAEARRMQRRERTLARWL